GCGGTTCTGGACTTTCTCAACAACATTTCCGCGGAGTACTTGAGTTCACCAATATCATGCAGCATCGCTCCCATCGCGATTTTTTCTATTTCGTGACGTTTCAGGCCCAGATCACGGGCGATGAGGATTGCCAGCGTGCACACATTGAGAGCATGGAGAAGAAACTCTTCCCCGGTATCATTCGATCCCATAAGGTTCATCAGAGCTCGTGACGTGTTATTATCGACCAGAATATCGTTGAGTGAACCAATCATCTTTTTGGCGGTGGCCAAACCACGAGGCGAGCCGGAGCTCAGGTCTTGCAGCATGACCTTGCCTTCACGCAGGACCTCTTTATAATCGGCCTCAACTTTTCGAAGTTGTTCTTGGTAGTTTTGATAATCCTTCTGGAGTTCGATTTTGTGTTGAACCAGTTCTTCTTGCGCTGCGGCTTCATCCGCCGATGTTACGTCCTGGCCTCTTTGCAGACTGGCCGTCTCGCCTTCCAGGCCGGCTTCATCTTCCTCAAGCCCTTCAGGGTCTGATCTGTCAGGATCGAAGAGAAGTGTCACATTTTTGAGACTCTTCAACGTTTCAAGTTCCTTGTGATACCGAACCTTGAACGTATTCGTCGGGAATGGATGACTAAACCACGAACCCTCGATTTTGATGTATAGGCCTATCCGTAGATCGTTCGTAGTGATTTCTTCAAATGCCATTCTCAGATCTTTCGGGCTATGTCCATTTCATGCTTCGTTACCGACCGTTTCGACTGGCCACTTTTTCCAGGCCATAGAATCCCCTAGACCCATCAAAAAAGGCTCCCTCAAGGATTGCGCCCTTGACAGTCGTGCCTGACAGATCCGCTCGTTGAAACTGTGCGTTCATCAGATTCGCCTCCGAGAAGTCCATGTCACGAAGGTCCGCATCTTGAAAATTCGTTTCGGTACAATTGGCGTATTTGGCGTGAGCCATGAGAAAGAGGGCATGGGAACAATCAGCTCGAGCTAAACACGCACGTTCCAAAAATGCCCCAATAAAATGCGCCCCTTCGCATTGCACGCCGGAAAGATTCGCGCCCTCCAGATTCGCCCCAAACAAAAACGCCTGCGACAAATTCGCACCACTCAAGTCCGCCCCGTGAAGATTCGCTCCGGTCAAGATGATGGCTTGCAGATCTCGCCCGCGCAGGTCCACGCCACAGAGGTCCGGACGAATCTGTGGGCACGCTTCCCGCCAGGTGTTCCAGGCGGAAAGTCCGTCTTCAAGAAGACATTGAAGATGTCGTGAATTGGCCATGTAACTTCTTCTTCCTCACCCCTCATGACGAACAATTGCAGCCGATTTCTTGAGCGTGTACCGGACGGACACATACAGGCATCATTCACGCCCTCATGATAAAAACATGCAGCGTCCCTTTTGGAATCTCCGATGCCATGCGTGGCCTTTCGATCGTTCCGATGGGAAAATCCAGCAATTCGTGGGTTGAATCGGACTCCCTCCCGTCCGCAATGACCATTACTTCGAGAAGCTCGCGAATGATGTTCGTGAAGAGACGGCGTCATCAACCGTCGCGTACACCTTGATCAGGTTTCCAAGATTTGCCAATGAAAAGATTTTCCGAACATAATCTTGAGGTTCGGCAACAACGAGGCGAATTTTGGCGGCTTCCAAATTCTTATAAGCCACGGTCAGAAGGCCCAAGGCAGCACTATCGATAAAAGAAACGTCTTTCAGGTGGGCCACGATTAGGTGGACGCCGGTAGCCTTGGCTTTTTCCACCGCAGCCTGAAAGTCGTGGCGTGCATTAAAGTCCAAACGGCCAACCAATGACAAAATCGCGGCATTATCACGCGTTGTTTGAGTGATCATCATGTTCGTTCTCCTCCTTGAAGGCTCATCACCATAGCGTCAATCCAATCCCCTCGTTCCAGTCTGCGTTGACTTCGTCTCTCTCGCAGCATTTCACGTTTACTCGTTCATTAGGCAGTTATGAATGTGAATTCGAGAAACCCAGCGTCATCAACTTGCTGGTCTTAGGTCACCAGCACGCTAAGGCAAGGCAGGATAGACAACTGCACCTGTACGGGCGCCAGGCTAGGCAGCCCACATCTTTTCGGGGCCCTATGAAGAATATCGGTGAATACAGTCGGAATCTTAAGGGATCTCAGAGGAAGTATTTTCGAGGAGGGCTTGGAGGTGTTTCCTGAGTTCACCCAGCTCCTTGGATTTAAAGGCTCCTTTGGTACGCTGAAGAACTTGGATCGTCTCGTAGAGTCCTTCTCGAAGACGAAAATAGTCCGAAATCGACGGTTGAGTCGAGACCATACTTGAATCAATGAGTTCAGCCAAATCCGCGACTTGCCGTTGCAACTCCATGACATGCGGATCAGCCACCAACGCTTGCTCCACCTGAACATCCTGGACCGCATCACCCAGCATGCTTAACGTATTTTCGATCGCGGCCAAGCGTTTGGTCCGCCGTTCCGCTTCTTGCTTGGCCGCACGGATGGTTCGGAGCACCTGCTTCTGACGAACTCCTCGTTTGACAGCATCAAGCAACATGGGAAACGGCACGGGTTTGATCATATATTCCAGCACGTGTAATCGTACGGACTCCACCGCTGAGGGCACGGACGGATAACCGGTCAGGACGATCACCGGAAGCGTCTTGGCTTGCATACGAACTTCATCGACCATTTCCAGCACCCGATTCCCTGGCATGTTGAGATCTGTGATGAGTAAATCGAACTCCAGTGCTGTCAACGATTCACAGATTTCTTCGGCATTCCGAACCTTATGACAAGCAAATCCCTCGTTCTCGAGTAATTCTCCCGTTGCTTCTAGAAAGATTTCTTCATCATCTGCGAGCAAAAGATTCCCTTGAGAGACCATCGTAACGCCCTCCTTGTTCAGGATACCTTTGATTAAGGAAGCATCGTACCACACCCCCATTGCCCTTGGCCTGGATCATGGCTATAACAGGCCCGCTTGTTGTCTCAGTAATTGTACGCAAAACGTGGTGCCTTCCCCTTCATAACTGGTAAAGCTCACCGTGCCACCCATCGATTCGATCAGACTCCGAGAAACCGCCAGCCCAAGCCCCATTCCGCTCTCAGTATCTCCATATTTGGTCGTAAAGAATGGTTCAAAAATACGAGCCTGCTGATCTTTCGGAATGCCTCGTCCATGATCGTGAATAGAGATCGTCACCGTTTCCTCATCAGCCGTGATGTCCATGAAGACCGTTTGCCCAGCCACGGAAGCCTCGATCGCATTTTGCGTGATATTACACAGGACTTGAATCAAACCCGTTTTGGGGTACTGCGCATACACCCGGGACTTCGACCACCGGCACGCGATGGTGACTCCGTGAGTTTGAGCCAAGGTGGTCATAATACTCTTCGTACTCGTCAGAAGTTCAACGAGGTTGACTTTTTCCTGTTTTCCAGTCTCCGGACGATAGAGCTGGTATAACTGTTTGACGATTTGCGAAATCCGTTCGATACAGTCATCGATTTTCTGCGCGTAGTGAAAATGTCGATGTTGGGGCGGCACCGCCTGCTTGAGCAAGGCCATGGATTGCGCGATGCTCGCTAAGGGATTGTTGATCTCATGAGCCACGCCAGCCGCGACCTGAGCCAATGCCGCGAGCTTTTCCACTTGCATCCGTCGTTGTTCAAGCTCTTGAATACGTTCGCTTCGCCGCTCTACTTCAGCTTCAAGCCCTTCCGTATATCGTTTCAGTTCCTCTTCCAAACGCTTTTGTTCAGTCACATCTTGCCCGACATAGGCAAATTGTGGCTTGCCTTCTTCGGACATCCCGATAAACGACACGGTTATCGACAGCCAGTGCTGCCGGTCATCGCGAACATGTTGGGACTCAAAGTGTACAGGTGTCCCGGTCCGTTGACTCTTTCGGTAGGCCCTCAACCACATCTGACGTCTCGCCTCCGTCCCGCCAAGACCCGGGACATACCGTCCATGTAAATCAGCCACATTTAAGCCAAAAAACTTCCCGGTGGCGAAATTGTCAGAAAGATGTCGAATATCTTCACCATCGATTTCAGCCATACCCATCATGAACGGCACACTGTCGAAAAAACTTTGCAAAGCCGCCTTCCCTGACTTTAATTCTGCTGCTGTTCGTATGTGACGGGAAATATCGAGATATTCCGCACACGATACAGGAGCTTCCCATGTCTATCTTTGACGACCGAGACCATCACCAGCGAGAGAAACGTCGTTCCATCTTTTCGAAGGTTGGTCGATTCGTACGAAAGATGTCCATGCCTGTGGACTCGCCTGATGACCTCCGGTAATTCCATCCTCGACTCTTCGGTCAATACCGAGGCCATCGGCTTTCCTATCAATTCATCTGGTGCATAGCCATGCATCCTGGCATAGGCGGGATTCACCATACCAATTCCTGCGTTTTCGAATATCGCGTGAAAACGCTTGGCACTGCCCTCACGCGCGATTCCTGCACCTTGACGCTCAGCCACGTCCACCACGGTTGATCAAGACTTCACAAATCTCCTTTGGCCTCAAGAGGTCGTCTCCCGGCGCTTGTCTGTAATCTCTTGACACGTACACACCAGCCCCGCAGGGTATCGATCATGCAAATTCAAGAGGGTGAGAGAGACGAGCACGCGAAATTTCTCACCGGTTTTTCTACGTCCCAGTAATTCACCACGCCAACTGCCCTGTTGTTTCAAGATCGGAAACACTTGATGTTTAATCCGAGTCACTTCTGCTTCATCATATTGCTTTTCCCAAGAATGCCCCACTAACTCATCGCGCTCATATCCATACATCTTGGCTTCTGCTGAATTGACATAGACAAAGATGCCATTTTCATCATGAAGACTCAGACCTTCAATGGCACGATCCACCGCATACTCCAGTCGTGCCCTCCCAAGCTCAGCCTGCTTTCGGTCTGTGATATCCCGAGCCACAACCACGATGCCCTCGACAACTCCGTGACTCGTTCGTAGTGGAGTATAGGTGACGATCATATACCGTTCACCCGCACGTCGAAAGGTGAACCAGGATTCGTACATCACCTCTTTCCCGACCAGACATTGGTCGAGCCTCGGCTTAATCACGTATTGAAACGTCTCGTTACCCAATAAATCGGACACGGAGGAGCCGACGATACCCTCCATGGTCGTTCCATGCGCCATCTCATAGGCCGGATTAACCCGCCGATACCGGTAATTGAGATCGAGGATCGCAATCTGATCGGATGAACCGTCAAACATCTGTTTCGCTAACCGCCATGACCCTTTCAACAGCATCTGGTCCGTTTGGTCGATTGACACGGTCAGCACACATTCACCCGGAATGTATAACGACCGGAACGGCATTCTGGTCGTCTGGAAAATTCGTGTTTCACCTTGCCGACTCGTGTATACTTCGTGCTCATCACATTCCGGTTTTTGTTGTTCCCGTACTCGTGTTTCAGCCTGCCGACGCTTCTCCTCCTCGACAGGATCCATACTCAACCGTATCTCGTGCAATCCGAGAAGCTCTTCACGGGAGATGCCGAGCGATTCCGCCGTTTGCCGGTTCGCCATCGTCATTTTGCCATTCTCGTCTCGGACATAAATCATATGAGGTATCAGGTCGATCACGGCTTGGATATCCTCCGCCCGCTTTCGCACTTCTTCTGCATACTCTTTCCAGGAAATCATGAATAGTGAGGTCATTCCGATCGCCAGGATGGACAACCCTCGATTCACGAGCACTTGCCACTCCTTCCCTCCTGGAGGCGATAAAAAATACCCCGCGACCGTCAGCCCGGAGCAGAGAACACCCACAAGAACGGTCACACGCCGTCCCGGCATGTCTTTCGTCAGGAACACGGCGAACAGATAGGGAACGCCCGAGGCCACGCCCAGGGGCAAGACCAGGTCTAAGACAAACAGACTGCCCACCACCCCACTAAGCACGAAGATCGGCGGTAGGATCCAGGCCTTCCTTTCAGACTTGGCAATCATCCTCGTAATAAAAGCTTCGACCGTATCATGAAAGAACAGCGTGACAGAAAACGTGTATCGTCATAACGAATGTCATGAGTCTGAGAAACAATCAGGAAGGAAACTGGTACGTCGAACAGCAATCAATGTATTATGCCGGCCCATAACAACTCACGGTTTCATCCTGAAAAGATGACTGTAGAAAACACGGAGAAAAGCCGGATTCTATCTGGCGGGATAAAAACAGTGTGTAGGCTTACATGATCTGAGGAAATCCCTGTGAATGCTTGAAGATGAGTCATTTCCTTAGCGAAAATGAAACCAGAGAAACCAGGACAACATTGTACCCGTTCATTTCAATCATTTCAACGGGAATCTGGAGCGACGACAGACCGCTGACTACGGGCGCGTCCCTGAGGGCCTGGTCGGCGTTCAATCGAAAGGTAAAGTGTTTAGGAGTTGTACTCTGACACGGGCTCCATCGCTCGCACATCCACATAGGTGCGTTGCACCTCGAGCATGAGCGGGAGCATGTCTTCGAAGCGTTCCAC
The genomic region above belongs to Nitrospirales bacterium and contains:
- a CDS encoding DUF3391 domain-containing protein, whose protein sequence is MAFEEITTNDLRIGLYIKIEGSWFSHPFPTNTFKVRYHKELETLKSLKNVTLLFDPDRSDPEGLEEDEAGLEGETASLQRGQDVTSADEAAAQEELVQHKIELQKDYQNYQEQLRKVEADYKEVLREGKVMLQDLSSGSPRGLATAKKMIGSLNDILVDNNTSRALMNLMGSNDTGEEFLLHALNVCTLAILIARDLGLKRHEIEKIAMGAMLHDIGELKYSAEMLLRKSRTASAETKAILKKHPRYGKETLTAFPSFPHECLDIVLQHHERLNGTGYPLGLKEGGITQYAKIVMVADAYDELCNNPDPHKSLTPSEALSMLYTKERSTLWGEAVVTLIRQLGVYPPGSLVALTNGSIGLVTSVNMETRLRPIVMVYSPDIPKDEAMILDLAREQEIAIKEAIRPRELSPEIRDYLNPRRIISYYPSAPQAGDAQATLECQAASS
- a CDS encoding pentapeptide repeat-containing protein; translated protein: MANSRHLQCLLEDGLSAWNTWREACPQIRPDLCGVDLRGRDLQAIILTGANLHGADLSGANLSQAFLFGANLEGANLSGVQCEGAHFIGAFLERACLARADCSHALFLMAHAKYANCTETNFQDADLRDMDFSEANLMNAQFQRADLSGTTVKGAILEGAFFDGSRGFYGLEKVASRNGR
- a CDS encoding STAS domain-containing protein, producing the protein MMITQTTRDNAAILSLVGRLDFNARHDFQAAVEKAKATGVHLIVAHLKDVSFIDSAALGLLTVAYKNLEAAKIRLVVAEPQDYVRKIFSLANLGNLIKVYATVDDAVSSRTSFASFSK
- a CDS encoding response regulator codes for the protein MVSQGNLLLADDEEIFLEATGELLENEGFACHKVRNAEEICESLTALEFDLLITDLNMPGNRVLEMVDEVRMQAKTLPVIVLTGYPSVPSAVESVRLHVLEYMIKPVPFPMLLDAVKRGVRQKQVLRTIRAAKQEAERRTKRLAAIENTLSMLGDAVQDVQVEQALVADPHVMELQRQVADLAELIDSSMVSTQPSISDYFRLREGLYETIQVLQRTKGAFKSKELGELRKHLQALLENTSSEIP
- a CDS encoding PAS domain-containing sensor histidine kinase gives rise to the protein MQSFFDSVPFMMGMAEIDGEDIRHLSDNFATGKFFGLNVADLHGRYVPGLGGTEARRQMWLRAYRKSQRTGTPVHFESQHVRDDRQHWLSITVSFIGMSEEGKPQFAYVGQDVTEQKRLEEELKRYTEGLEAEVERRSERIQELEQRRMQVEKLAALAQVAAGVAHEINNPLASIAQSMALLKQAVPPQHRHFHYAQKIDDCIERISQIVKQLYQLYRPETGKQEKVNLVELLTSTKSIMTTLAQTHGVTIACRWSKSRVYAQYPKTGLIQVLCNITQNAIEASVAGQTVFMDITADEETVTISIHDHGRGIPKDQQARIFEPFFTTKYGDTESGMGLGLAVSRSLIESMGGTVSFTSYEGEGTTFCVQLLRQQAGLL
- a CDS encoding PAS domain S-box protein: MAERQGAGIAREGSAKRFHAIFENAGIGMVNPAYARMHGYAPDELIGKPMASVLTEESRMELPEVIRRVHRHGHLSYESTNLRKDGTTFLSLVMVSVVKDRHGKLLYRVRNISIFPVTYEQQQN
- a CDS encoding PAS domain-containing protein, which encodes MIAKSERKAWILPPIFVLSGVVGSLFVLDLVLPLGVASGVPYLFAVFLTKDMPGRRVTVLVGVLCSGLTVAGYFLSPPGGKEWQVLVNRGLSILAIGMTSLFMISWKEYAEEVRKRAEDIQAVIDLIPHMIYVRDENGKMTMANRQTAESLGISREELLGLHEIRLSMDPVEEEKRRQAETRVREQQKPECDEHEVYTSRQGETRIFQTTRMPFRSLYIPGECVLTVSIDQTDQMLLKGSWRLAKQMFDGSSDQIAILDLNYRYRRVNPAYEMAHGTTMEGIVGSSVSDLLGNETFQYVIKPRLDQCLVGKEVMYESWFTFRRAGERYMIVTYTPLRTSHGVVEGIVVVARDITDRKQAELGRARLEYAVDRAIEGLSLHDENGIFVYVNSAEAKMYGYERDELVGHSWEKQYDEAEVTRIKHQVFPILKQQGSWRGELLGRRKTGEKFRVLVSLTLLNLHDRYPAGLVCTCQEITDKRRETTS